A region of Geobacillus sp. 46C-IIa DNA encodes the following proteins:
- a CDS encoding NADH dehydrogenase subunit 5: protein MELEWFVWGWLAAVAIVFASAILWLFPRVPERYVHVHVWLLLLPGAAALSGWIGAGAVEVGIWRFDTVTWLAGVYISLLSWAIQRFAIRYLHGDRAYRLYFSLLTWTAFAASLTWAGGDLRLTAICWGLPLIGLVALTGLKKEWGPARFVARQMAAVFGVSWLAVAVVVVWLGAATGEWRLASALSVEHLARLGAWEKAAMNGLLILAAIIPAGQWPFHRWLMESAVTPTPVSAVMHAGLVNAGGLLLWRFSPLFSGTEAHAALFMIAFFSILIGTGISLVHVDYKRQLVASTMAQMGVMLVQCALGAYGAAVVHLVLHGLFKATLFLQSGSVVPRVGRAGYRKAGGSWRGSMIVGALLGAAFWFAAPGEPARLLSALLLGASAAVAWGRLADFREGRWLGFAVVAALALVSETVRHEFMALFGEGGASVFIPTALFEWMAGMLFAAAALAVSWIANERTSALAIRLYMRLVHLGEPRLAAMETHPHYLASYMKEGMAHE from the coding sequence ATGGAGCTTGAATGGTTCGTATGGGGCTGGCTGGCAGCGGTGGCGATTGTGTTTGCCAGCGCGATCCTATGGCTATTCCCGCGCGTGCCGGAGCGGTATGTGCACGTACACGTCTGGCTGTTGCTTCTGCCGGGAGCGGCAGCGCTGTCGGGATGGATCGGCGCCGGTGCAGTGGAAGTCGGGATATGGCGATTTGATACAGTCACCTGGCTGGCTGGCGTCTATATTTCGCTCCTTAGCTGGGCGATTCAACGGTTTGCGATCCGTTATTTGCATGGTGATCGTGCGTATCGGCTTTATTTTTCGCTGTTGACTTGGACTGCATTTGCCGCTTCACTCACATGGGCGGGTGGTGACTTGCGCTTAACAGCCATATGCTGGGGGTTGCCGTTAATCGGCCTTGTGGCATTAACCGGGTTGAAAAAAGAGTGGGGGCCCGCTCGGTTCGTCGCCCGGCAGATGGCGGCGGTATTTGGCGTCAGTTGGCTGGCTGTCGCCGTTGTAGTTGTTTGGCTTGGGGCGGCGACCGGCGAATGGCGGCTTGCTTCGGCGTTGTCAGTGGAGCACCTTGCACGTCTAGGTGCCTGGGAGAAGGCAGCGATGAACGGGCTGCTCATTTTGGCGGCGATCATCCCGGCTGGACAATGGCCGTTTCACCGCTGGCTGATGGAATCGGCAGTGACACCGACACCGGTGTCGGCGGTCATGCATGCCGGGCTCGTCAATGCCGGGGGGCTGTTGCTTTGGCGTTTTTCTCCGCTCTTTAGTGGGACGGAGGCGCATGCGGCACTGTTTATGATCGCCTTTTTCTCGATTTTGATCGGAACAGGGATCAGCTTAGTGCATGTTGACTATAAACGCCAGCTTGTCGCGTCAACGATGGCGCAAATGGGCGTCATGCTTGTGCAATGCGCCCTTGGCGCTTATGGGGCGGCGGTTGTGCATTTAGTGTTGCACGGGTTGTTTAAAGCGACGCTTTTTCTGCAGTCCGGTTCGGTCGTCCCGCGAGTGGGCCGGGCGGGGTATCGAAAAGCGGGAGGTTCATGGCGGGGCAGTATGATCGTTGGCGCACTGCTTGGGGCAGCCTTTTGGTTCGCAGCTCCCGGTGAACCGGCTCGCTTGTTAAGTGCGCTCCTGCTTGGCGCTTCGGCGGCGGTCGCCTGGGGACGGCTTGCCGACTTTCGCGAAGGCCGTTGGCTTGGTTTCGCTGTTGTCGCCGCCTTGGCGCTCGTTTCGGAAACGGTGCGCCATGAGTTTATGGCGCTCTTCGGTGAAGGAGGAGCATCCGTGTTCATTCCGACTGCTCTGTTCGAATGGATGGCAGGCATGTTATTCGCTGCGGCGGCGCTCGCTGTCTCTTGGATTGCGAACGAGCGCACGTCAGCGCTCGCCATTCGTTTGTATATGCGGCTTGTTCACCTTGGAGAACCGCGCCTAGCGGCAATGGAGACGCATCCGCATTACTTGGCATCCTATATGAAGGAGGGAATGGCTCATGAATAA
- a CDS encoding DUF2294 domain-containing protein, producing the protein MNKSKGWIESEISKALTKWEKDFLGRGSVSVKTDILRDMIIVSLHGILTPAEYTLCESKEGMLAVKRSRTSLVESGVDDLKEMILEITGEQVKSFHTDLSTRTGERIIVFKLFNDLEKQLAK; encoded by the coding sequence ATGAACAAATCCAAAGGCTGGATCGAATCCGAAATCAGCAAGGCATTAACAAAATGGGAAAAAGATTTTCTCGGCCGCGGCTCGGTGTCTGTCAAAACCGATATTTTACGCGATATGATTATCGTTTCCTTGCATGGCATTTTGACGCCTGCCGAATACACTCTTTGTGAGTCAAAGGAAGGGATGCTCGCCGTGAAGCGGTCGCGAACGAGTTTGGTCGAATCAGGGGTCGATGACTTAAAAGAGATGATTTTGGAAATTACCGGTGAACAGGTGAAAAGCTTTCATACCGATTTAAGCACTCGGACAGGCGAGCGGATTATCGTCTTTAAACTGTTCAACGATTTGGAAAAACAGCTGGCGAAATAA
- a CDS encoding ABC-ATPase domain-containing protein, translated as METLRQRLRSIDQKGYKAYKEIEGTYRFPTFTLAIDHVQGDPFAEPSKIRVLLPRTKTVLTSEWTNTKPRRVRCEDVLARRVHHELRQWPARARGSGKSGLVWIDAPGQKVLERTAVQIADETITICLSVGLPANGRRILAKEAESIFFEQIPAVIERAVYGLREEEIRPAVELADQQHVIRRYLHERGLVGFVANGAILPRESGVSDKTLKKGAVPFQSPPELEVAIPVPHRTEPIKGMGIRKGITLIVGGGYHGKSTLLQALEHGVYDHIAGDGREFVITDSGAVKIRAEDGRSVANVDISPFIGTLPYGKETMRFSTENASGSTSQAASMIEMIEAGASAFLIDEDTSATNLFMRDARMQALIAKEAEPITPYIDKARQLFHDYGISTVLVVGGLGDYFEIADCVIKMEQYVPSDVTSEAKQIAATMPSGRKAEGGESFGRIRERIPLPESLNSQKGKKAKAAARGRHVIQYGPTDLLLYALEQLVDDSQTRAIAAALLYMERKGWLDGKKTVRQLLDALEERWDRHGLGSISFRNGHPGEFARPRRFELAAALNRLRTLRCSQ; from the coding sequence ATGGAAACACTGAGACAACGGCTGCGGTCGATCGACCAAAAAGGCTATAAGGCATATAAAGAGATCGAAGGTACGTATCGGTTCCCAACGTTTACACTTGCAATTGACCATGTGCAAGGCGACCCGTTTGCCGAACCGTCGAAAATTCGGGTGCTCTTGCCGCGGACGAAGACGGTGTTGACATCGGAGTGGACGAATACGAAACCGCGCCGCGTCCGCTGCGAAGATGTGCTGGCACGCCGCGTCCATCATGAATTGCGGCAATGGCCAGCGCGGGCGCGCGGGTCGGGAAAAAGCGGGCTCGTGTGGATCGACGCGCCGGGGCAGAAGGTGTTGGAGCGAACGGCGGTGCAAATCGCCGATGAGACGATCACCATTTGTTTATCGGTTGGCTTGCCGGCAAACGGGAGGCGCATTTTAGCGAAGGAAGCCGAGAGCATCTTTTTCGAACAAATTCCGGCCGTGATCGAGCGGGCGGTGTACGGCCTTCGCGAAGAGGAGATCCGACCGGCGGTCGAGCTGGCCGATCAACAGCACGTCATCCGCCGCTATTTGCATGAGCGCGGATTGGTGGGGTTTGTTGCCAACGGTGCGATCTTGCCGCGCGAAAGCGGGGTGAGCGACAAAACGCTGAAGAAAGGTGCGGTGCCGTTTCAAAGCCCGCCCGAGCTTGAGGTGGCGATTCCGGTGCCGCATCGCACCGAACCAATCAAAGGCATGGGCATCCGGAAGGGGATCACGCTCATTGTCGGCGGGGGCTACCACGGAAAATCGACGCTGCTTCAGGCGTTAGAGCACGGTGTGTATGACCATATCGCCGGCGATGGCCGGGAGTTTGTCATCACCGACAGCGGGGCGGTGAAAATTCGCGCTGAGGACGGCCGCAGCGTGGCCAATGTTGATATTTCCCCGTTTATTGGCACGCTGCCGTACGGCAAGGAGACGATGCGCTTTTCGACGGAAAACGCAAGCGGCAGCACCTCGCAAGCCGCGAGCATGATCGAAATGATCGAAGCCGGGGCGTCGGCGTTTTTGATCGACGAAGATACGAGCGCTACCAATTTGTTCATGCGCGATGCGCGCATGCAGGCGCTCATTGCGAAAGAAGCCGAGCCGATCACCCCGTATATCGACAAAGCCCGCCAGCTGTTTCACGACTACGGCATTTCCACCGTTCTGGTCGTCGGAGGGTTAGGGGATTATTTTGAGATTGCCGATTGTGTGATCAAAATGGAACAGTATGTTCCATCCGATGTGACCAGCGAAGCGAAACAGATTGCGGCCACGATGCCATCGGGGCGGAAAGCGGAAGGCGGAGAGTCGTTTGGCCGCATTCGTGAGCGCATTCCGCTGCCGGAGAGCTTAAACAGCCAAAAAGGAAAGAAAGCGAAAGCGGCCGCGCGCGGCCGGCATGTCATTCAATACGGCCCAACCGATCTATTGCTTTATGCGCTTGAGCAGCTCGTCGATGACAGCCAGACGAGAGCGATTGCTGCGGCATTATTGTATATGGAGCGAAAAGGATGGCTTGACGGCAAGAAGACCGTCCGTCAATTGCTCGATGCCCTCGAGGAACGGTGGGACCGACATGGGCTTGGCTCGATTTCTTTCCGAAACGGCCATCCCGGTGAGTTCGCCCGCCCGCGCCGCTTCGAGCTGGCGGCGGCGCTCAATCGGCTGCGGACGCTCCGGTGCAGCCAATAG